A section of the Babylonia areolata isolate BAREFJ2019XMU chromosome 1, ASM4173473v1, whole genome shotgun sequence genome encodes:
- the LOC143291734 gene encoding uncharacterized protein LOC143291734, giving the protein MSQPVLKQVLHLMQEDLNPAGESSKGKKHKTKNAMKLIKTSRKGVWKELRRLQKREQEHMKSKRDKRPDFKSSIEKYQEEQLVSKVKEKAASKPVVANPSHIKNAQKVLEFHLRHSGQMKQETEKKEEGTVFTDRDFDKFEQEYDFFN; this is encoded by the exons ATGTCTCAGCCAGTGTTAAAACAAGTTCTGCATCTTATGCAGGAAGATCTGAATCCAGCTG gtGAGTCATCCAAAGGGAAAAAGCATAAGACCAAGAATGCCATGAAACTGATAAAAACCAGTAGAAAAGGGGTGTGGAAGGAACTACGCAGACTACagaaacgagaacaagaacacatGAAAAGCAAACGTGACAAACGGCCAGATTTCAAATCTAGCATTG agAAATACCAGGAAGAGCAGCTGGTGTCCAAAGTGAAGGAGAAGGCAGCTTCAAAGCCTGTGGTGGCCAATCCCAGTCACATCAAGAATGCACAGAAG GTGCTGGAGTTTCATCTTCGGCATTCTGGTCAAATGAagcaggagacagagaagaaggaagaaggcaCAGTGTTTACAGACCGAGACTTTGATAAATTTGAGCAAgaatatgactttttcaactga